Proteins encoded together in one Bos javanicus breed banteng chromosome 6, ARS-OSU_banteng_1.0, whole genome shotgun sequence window:
- the MSANTD1 gene encoding myb/SANT-like DNA-binding domain-containing protein 1, whose translation MQLCQGAPGMATAEVPGYLVSPQAEKHRRARNWTDAEMRGLMLVWEEFFDELKQTKRNAKVYEKMASKLLEMTGERRLGEEIKIKITNMTFQYRKLKCMTDSESVPPDWPYYLAIDRILAKVPESCDGKLPDGQQPGPSTSQTEASLSPSAKSTPLYLPYNQCSYEGRFQDDGSDSSSSLLSLKFRSEERPVKKRKGQGGHLQRKKLRLLEALLEEQRRLSRALEETCREVRRALDQHSVLQAQSLQLQERMMSLLERIIAKSGV comes from the exons ATGCAGCTGTGCCAAG GTGCCCCGGGCATGGCCACGGCCGAGGTACCGGGCTACCTCGTGTCCCCGCAGGCTGAGAAGCACCGGCGGGCCCGCAACTGGACGGACGCTGAGATGCGCGGCCTCATGCTCGTCTGGGAGGAGTTCTTCGACGAGCTGAAGCAGACCAAGCGCAACGCCAAGGTGTACGAGAAGATGGCCAGCAAGCTGCTGGAGATGACGGGCGAGCGCCGGCTGGGCGAGGAGATCAAGATCAAGATCACCAACATGACCTTCCAGTACAG GAAATTAAAATGCATGACAGATAGCGAGTCCGTCCCGCCCGACTGGCCCTATTACCTAGCCATTGATAGGATTCTGGCCAAGGTCCCCGAGTCCTGTGATGGCAAACTGCCGGACGGCCAGCAGCCGGGGCCCTCCACGTCCCAGACCGAGGCGTCCCTGTCGCCGTCTGCTAAGTCCACCCCTCTGTACTTACCGTATAACCAGTGCTCCTACGAAGGCCGCTTCCAGGACGACGGCTCCGACAGCTCCTCCAGCTTACTGTCCCTTAAGTTCAG GTCGGAGGAGCGGCCTGTGAAGAAGCGCAAGGGGCAGGGCGGCCACCTGCAGAGAAAGAAGCTGCGGCTGCTGGAGGCCCTGCTGGAGGAGCAGCGCCGGCTGAGCCGCGCCCTGGAGGAGACATGCCGCGAGGTGCGCCGCGCGCTGGACCAGCACAGCGTCTTGCAGGCCCAGAGCCTGCAGCTGCAGGAGCGAATGATGAGTCTGCTCGAGCGCATCATCGCCAAGTCCGGCGTCTAG